One stretch of Microplitis mediator isolate UGA2020A chromosome 9, iyMicMedi2.1, whole genome shotgun sequence DNA includes these proteins:
- the LOC130674788 gene encoding calaxin-like, whose amino-acid sequence MTDMLNDPSKEIIYLKKNNRLFKKLVKETHFDFDEIKALALIHYKICKEYGPITRSIFRDILHAGFDFTENVRHLLMDRIFSTMTSQNSLGLNLEQWIKALSISLRGTLDQRIKSAFHVYDSLMTGKIRREQIFSNMRGCLIGLGDEDHTESLKDFVEMILKNLDIDRDGHISESDFSKSVTDKDLLLLECMGPVFPSREARHAFSVTFTPKTANF is encoded by the exons ATGACAGACATGTTGAATGATCCttcgaaagaaataatttatctgaaaaaaaataaccgattgttcaaaaaattagtcAAAGAAACTCATTTCGACTTCGATGAGATCAaag ctCTTGCATTGATACACTACAAAATTTGTAAAGAATACGGCCCGATAACGAGATCAATATTCCGCGATATTTTACACGCAGGATTCGATTTCACGGAAAATGTACGTCATTTATTGATGGACAGAATTTTTTCGACGATGACGAGCCAGAATTCGCTTGGCCTAAATTTAGAGCAGTGGATAAAAGCTCTGTCGATTTCGCTGCGAGGAACTCTGGATCAACGGATTAAATCGGCTTTTCATGTTTACGATTCGCTTATGACGGGAAAAATAAGACGGGagcaaatattttcaaatatgaGAGGCTGCTTGATTGGATTGGGTGACGAAGATCATACCGAGTCTCTCAAA GATTTCGTGgaaatgattttgaaaaatttggacATCGATCGTGACGGTCATATAAGCGAGTCTGATTTTTCCAAGTCGGTGACCGACAAAGATTTGCTGTTACTGGAGTGCATGGGCCCCGTTTTTCCATCCCGAGAAGCTAGACACGCGTTTTCGGTGACTTTCACCCCGAAAACtgcaaatttttga
- the LOC130674933 gene encoding uncharacterized protein LOC130674933: MAKYLMISISVLAKIILIQGFFYKNIKVSTRLDLSGSLNRLCGVDESNDEDDLATCDCLARLSVSSTVQAGKYHHVANYNQNNSAALTGYASIHQTEPDLYLGGRSRLKFNNAKCVKNGETKELKSRTTQVFHVSNQFSTGTVPNEYFTYVSNNVTLVTKTKIDINSENARPFNKLKLEVNNTVLYEFDKDLGTMCGESLKKGSVEESLWSIVNSTYLHSNGCNFPKDHEFVPTINVPLAVTFDEPLQCGDYQLYFRINTGESYLYWYGYIWWNLYPGSNCV; this comes from the exons ATGGCCAAATATTTGATGATAAGTATTAGTGTACTGGCTAAAATTATTCtaatacaa ggatttttttacaaaaatataaaagtatcaaCGCGACTAGATCTCTCGGGTTCATTGAACCGTCTCTGCGGCGTCGATGAGTCTAATGACGAGGATGATTTGGCAACCTGTGATTGCTTAGCCCGTTTATCGGTATCAAGTACAGTGCAAGCGGGAAAATATCACCATGTTGCTAATTACAACCAGAATAATTCAGCTGCATTGACTGGTTATGCGTCAATCCATCAAACTGAACCAGATTTATATCTTGGGGGCCGATCGCGGctcaaa ttcaATAATGCGAAATGTGTCAAAAATGGTGAAACTAAAGAACTAAAAAGTCGTACGACTCAAGTATTTCATGTCAGTAACCAGTTTTCAACAGGGACTGTACCAAACGAGTATTTTACTTACGTTTCTAACAATGTAACCTTGGTtactaaaacaaaaatagaTATAAACTCGGAAAACGCACGAccattt aacaAATTGAAATTAGAAGTAAATAATACCGTATTGTATGAATTCGACAAAGATCTCGGTACAATGTGTGGTGAGTCATTGAAAAAAGGTTCCGTAGAAGAATCGCTTTGGAGCATTGTTAATTCTACTTATTTACATAGCAATGGTTGCAATTTTCCGAAg GATCATGAATTTGTACCCACCATTAATGTACCACTGGCAGTAACGTTCGATGAGCCACTGCAGTGTGGTGATTATCAGCTATACTTCAGAATAAATACGGGTGAATCTTATTTATACTGGTATGGTTACATTTGGTGGAATTTATATCCTGGCAGTAATTGTGTTTAG